The Cellulomonas fulva genome includes a window with the following:
- a CDS encoding maleylpyruvate isomerase N-terminal domain-containing protein — protein MTATTSEARTALRAQWARLRGWVAEVVDDTAGATPSVLEGGTVAELVAHLGRAMDALAACVPLPEGTVPLTLAEYLGTYGGRSDDVAARTRELAAQAAGDPLAWVDARAAAAFAVLDELAGPAGADPVVQARRGPVRLSTMTVSRVAELVVHADDLHRSAHRVPGAGAGPDPVDPGALDLVARELLTIVVARGGWDLEIADARRWVRLAAGRTPYHVEELTAALHPHWTGDAVPDLGRMLPVL, from the coding sequence ATGACCGCGACGACGTCCGAGGCGCGCACCGCCCTGCGCGCCCAGTGGGCCCGCCTCCGCGGCTGGGTCGCCGAGGTCGTCGACGACACCGCGGGCGCCACCCCGTCCGTCCTCGAGGGCGGGACCGTCGCGGAGCTCGTCGCCCACCTCGGCCGCGCGATGGACGCGCTCGCGGCGTGCGTGCCGCTGCCGGAGGGGACGGTCCCGCTGACGCTGGCCGAGTACCTGGGCACCTACGGGGGCCGGTCCGACGACGTCGCGGCGCGGACGCGCGAGCTCGCGGCGCAGGCCGCGGGCGACCCGCTCGCGTGGGTCGACGCGCGCGCCGCCGCCGCGTTCGCGGTCCTCGACGAGCTGGCCGGGCCGGCCGGCGCCGACCCCGTGGTCCAGGCCCGCCGCGGCCCCGTGCGGCTGTCCACGATGACGGTGTCCCGGGTCGCCGAGCTCGTCGTGCACGCCGACGACCTGCACCGCTCCGCGCACCGCGTGCCCGGCGCCGGCGCGGGGCCCGACCCCGTGGATCCCGGCGCGCTCGACCTCGTCGCGCGCGAGCTGCTCACGATCGTCGTGGCCCGCGGCGGCTGGGACCTCGAGATCGCCGACGCGCGCCGGTGGGTGCGCCTCGCCGCCGGCCGCACGCCGTACCACGTGGAGGAGCTCACGGCCGCGCTGCACCCGCACTGGACGGGCGACGCGGTGCCGGACCTGGGGCGCATGCTCCCGGTCCTCTAG
- the dacB gene encoding D-alanyl-D-alanine carboxypeptidase/D-alanyl-D-alanine endopeptidase — translation MATGARVVGTTMLVLVLGLGGYAVADAYDVVPGVMTLDPVPADAAPFPTAPGAVEPDDVVPALGALDPQAPQPSADGVDALVDALVDDDRLKFSGVVVADQLTGQVLAEHRADVPRVPASTQKLVTAVAALGTLDGGAGVETRVVRGSGDQIVLVGGGDMMLAPDEGDPTLVDGHAGLGDLARAAAKRLKLAGLTEVTLLVDDTLFSGPSLHPTWTEGDLALGYVAPVTPLAVHIGATRTDVEYPPRYPDPTMAAAEVFADRLAEAGIGVSGDPRRGAASDSATTLASVTSAPLTQVVQLFLEHSDNTITEVVSRLVALDQGLPASFEGGTQAVLRAVARLGVDVTGATLADASGLADGSELTPQTLEQLVLLVMDPDEPALRPIAPGLPIGGLTGTLDDRYLESPARGLVRAKTGSLNGIKALAGTVVTADGRQLAFAVLTTHPVADGPWGARAAIDEFVTDLHECGCRG, via the coding sequence ATGGCCACAGGCGCCCGCGTCGTCGGCACGACGATGCTCGTCCTGGTGCTCGGGCTCGGCGGCTACGCCGTGGCCGACGCGTACGACGTCGTGCCCGGCGTGATGACGCTCGACCCCGTGCCGGCGGACGCCGCACCCTTCCCCACGGCCCCGGGGGCGGTCGAGCCGGACGACGTCGTGCCGGCCCTCGGCGCGCTCGACCCGCAGGCGCCGCAGCCGTCCGCCGACGGCGTCGACGCGCTGGTCGACGCGCTGGTCGACGACGATCGCCTCAAGTTCTCCGGCGTCGTCGTCGCGGACCAGCTCACCGGCCAGGTGCTCGCGGAGCACCGCGCGGACGTCCCGCGCGTGCCCGCCTCCACGCAGAAGCTGGTGACGGCGGTCGCCGCGCTCGGCACGCTCGACGGCGGCGCGGGGGTCGAGACCCGGGTCGTGCGCGGCAGCGGCGACCAGATCGTGCTCGTCGGGGGCGGGGACATGATGCTGGCGCCCGACGAGGGCGACCCGACGCTCGTCGACGGGCACGCGGGCCTGGGCGACCTGGCCCGCGCCGCCGCGAAGCGGCTCAAGCTCGCGGGGCTGACCGAGGTGACGTTGCTCGTCGACGACACGCTGTTCTCCGGCCCGTCCCTGCACCCGACCTGGACCGAGGGGGACCTCGCGCTCGGCTACGTCGCCCCCGTGACGCCGCTGGCCGTGCACATCGGCGCGACGAGGACGGACGTCGAGTACCCGCCGCGCTACCCCGACCCGACGATGGCCGCGGCCGAGGTGTTCGCCGACCGGCTCGCGGAGGCGGGCATCGGGGTGTCCGGCGACCCGCGCCGCGGCGCCGCGTCGGACAGCGCGACGACGCTCGCCTCGGTGACGTCCGCGCCCCTGACCCAGGTGGTGCAGCTCTTCCTCGAGCACTCCGACAACACCATCACCGAAGTGGTCTCGCGGCTCGTCGCACTCGACCAGGGGCTGCCCGCGAGCTTCGAGGGCGGGACGCAGGCGGTGCTGCGCGCGGTCGCGCGGCTGGGCGTCGACGTCACGGGCGCCACGCTCGCCGACGCCTCGGGTCTCGCGGACGGCTCCGAGCTGACCCCGCAGACCCTCGAGCAGCTGGTCCTGCTGGTCATGGACCCCGACGAGCCCGCGCTGCGGCCCATCGCCCCCGGCCTGCCGATCGGCGGGCTGACGGGCACGCTGGACGACCGGTACCTCGAGTCGCCCGCGCGCGGCCTGGTCCGCGCCAAGACCGGCAGCCTCAACGGCATCAAGGCCCTCGCGGGCACGGTGGTGACCGCGGACGGCCGCCAGCTCGCCTTCGCGGTCCTCACCACGCACCCGGTCGCCGACGGCCCGTGGGGCGCGCGCGCCGCGATCGACGAGTTCGTCACCGACCTCCACGAGTGCGGCTGCCGCGGCTGA
- the hpt gene encoding hypoxanthine phosphoribosyltransferase, whose protein sequence is MDPADMGDDLEKVLLTQEQLHTRLDEIAAQIDADYEGKDVLLVGVLKGAVMVMADLARRLHSSVAMDWMAVSSYGSGTKSSGVVRILKDLDTDLTGRHVLIVEDIIDSGLTLSWLVSNLRSRGPASVEIATMLRKPDAAKVEVDVRYVGFDIPSEFVVGYGLDYAERYRNLPFVGTLAPHVYGA, encoded by the coding sequence GTGGACCCTGCGGACATGGGAGACGACCTCGAGAAGGTCCTGCTCACCCAGGAGCAGCTGCACACGCGGCTCGACGAGATCGCGGCGCAGATCGACGCCGACTACGAGGGCAAGGACGTGCTGCTGGTCGGCGTCCTCAAGGGTGCCGTCATGGTCATGGCGGACCTGGCGCGGCGCCTGCACTCGTCGGTCGCGATGGACTGGATGGCGGTCTCGTCGTACGGCTCGGGGACCAAGTCCTCCGGCGTGGTGCGGATCCTCAAGGATCTGGACACCGACCTGACGGGCCGGCACGTGCTGATCGTCGAGGACATCATCGACTCGGGTCTCACGCTGTCCTGGCTCGTCTCGAACCTGCGCAGCCGCGGTCCGGCGAGCGTCGAGATCGCGACGATGCTGCGCAAGCCGGACGCCGCGAAGGTCGAGGTCGACGTGCGGTACGTGGGCTTCGACATCCCGTCGGAGTTCGTCGTCGGGTACGGGCTCGACTACGCCGAGCGCTACCGGAACCTGCCGTTCGTCGGGACGCTCGCGCCGCACGTGTACGGCGCCTGA
- a CDS encoding DUF5995 family protein — protein sequence MVQGSVAIGRVVAAMDDERAAWSRDDGLGVFCDVYRRVTALVALRVTDGTFTDPAFVEDLDVRFASLFLDVPRDLAARREVSRAWAPVVERRATRGIWPVQFALAGMNAHINHDLALALVETCEARGLAPTSPGVHADFERVNDVLAEVVRPVRQSFLDEHVVRVGAPLSPLADLVSSFSIDKARDAAWAQALVLWNVRDLGFVAAAARDALARTVGLVGRQLLTVVS from the coding sequence ATGGTGCAGGGGTCGGTGGCGATCGGGCGGGTCGTGGCCGCCATGGACGACGAGCGGGCCGCGTGGTCGCGCGACGACGGCCTGGGCGTGTTCTGCGACGTGTACCGCCGGGTGACGGCGCTCGTCGCGCTGCGCGTCACGGACGGCACGTTCACGGACCCGGCGTTCGTCGAGGACCTCGACGTGCGGTTCGCGTCGCTGTTCCTCGACGTCCCCCGGGACCTGGCCGCTCGGCGCGAGGTGAGCCGGGCCTGGGCACCGGTGGTCGAGCGGCGGGCGACGCGCGGCATCTGGCCGGTGCAGTTCGCGCTCGCGGGGATGAACGCGCACATCAACCACGACCTGGCGCTCGCGCTGGTCGAGACGTGCGAGGCGCGCGGCCTCGCCCCGACGAGCCCGGGCGTCCACGCCGACTTCGAGCGCGTCAACGACGTGCTCGCGGAGGTGGTGCGGCCCGTGCGGCAGTCGTTCCTCGACGAGCACGTCGTGCGCGTGGGCGCGCCGCTGTCGCCGCTGGCGGACCTGGTCTCGTCGTTCTCGATCGACAAGGCGCGCGACGCGGCCTGGGCACAGGCCCTGGTGCTGTGGAACGTGCGGGACCTCGGGTTCGTCGCCGCGGCCGCCCGGGACGCGCTGGCCCGCACCGTCGGGCTCGTCGGGCGCCAGCTCCTCACGGTCGTCTCCTGA
- the tilS gene encoding tRNA lysidine(34) synthetase TilS, with the protein MPGPDPRVAAIRSAVTAAVVDLPDDALVLVACSGGPDSLALAAGAAFAVPRSGRAARRRAGAVVVDHGLVAGSDEVARRTAGTCRALGLDPVLVVRVQVDGPGGPEAAARDARYAALEAAADEHGAAAVLLGHTLDDQAETVLLGLARGSGARSLAGMPAVRGVLRRPLLGLTREDTLGACAALGLEPWHDPTNAGAPGDPLRSRVRAEALPTLERVLGPGVARALARSAAQLREDADALDHAAAELLATARAASADSSDRSSDCSSNDGPDEAIDVRLDVATLVGAPDAVRRRAVRSAVVAAGAPAGAVHRVHVLAVDALLTDWRGQGPVHLPGSRVARRACGTLVVGPDDEPATDEPNA; encoded by the coding sequence GTGCCCGGTCCCGACCCGCGGGTCGCCGCGATCCGCTCGGCCGTCACCGCCGCGGTCGTGGACCTGCCCGACGACGCGCTCGTGCTGGTCGCGTGCTCGGGCGGACCCGACTCGCTCGCGCTCGCGGCGGGCGCGGCCTTCGCGGTCCCCCGGTCGGGCCGGGCCGCGCGCCGGCGGGCCGGAGCGGTGGTCGTCGACCACGGGCTGGTCGCGGGGTCCGACGAGGTCGCGCGGCGGACCGCGGGCACGTGCCGCGCGCTGGGGCTCGATCCCGTGCTCGTCGTGCGGGTGCAGGTGGACGGTCCGGGCGGACCCGAGGCCGCCGCCCGGGACGCGCGGTACGCCGCGCTCGAGGCCGCGGCGGACGAGCACGGCGCGGCGGCCGTGCTGCTGGGGCACACGCTCGACGACCAGGCGGAGACGGTCCTGCTCGGGCTGGCGCGCGGCTCGGGCGCGCGCTCGCTCGCGGGCATGCCCGCGGTGCGGGGCGTGCTGCGCCGCCCGCTGCTGGGCCTGACGCGCGAGGACACGCTCGGCGCGTGCGCGGCGCTGGGGCTCGAGCCGTGGCACGACCCGACGAACGCGGGGGCTCCCGGCGACCCGCTGCGCAGCCGGGTGCGGGCCGAGGCGCTGCCCACGCTGGAGCGTGTCCTGGGACCGGGCGTGGCTCGCGCCCTGGCCCGGTCCGCCGCGCAGCTGCGGGAGGACGCGGACGCGCTCGACCACGCCGCGGCGGAGCTGCTCGCGACGGCGCGCGCCGCATCGGCCGACTCGTCGGACCGCTCGTCGGACTGCTCGTCGAACGACGGACCCGACGAGGCGATCGACGTGCGGCTCGACGTCGCGACGCTCGTCGGGGCGCCGGACGCGGTGCGGCGCCGCGCGGTGCGGTCGGCGGTGGTCGCCGCGGGCGCGCCCGCGGGCGCGGTGCACCGCGTCCACGTGCTCGCGGTGGACGCGCTGCTGACCGACTGGCGCGGCCAGGGCCCGGTCCACCTGCCCGGGAGTCGGGTGGCGCGCCGTGCCTGTGGCACGCTTGTCGTCGGGCCCGACGACGAGCCGGCGACAGACGAACCGAACGCGTGA
- a CDS encoding C40 family peptidase, which yields MTHRRAGGRPGRSAGALALVAVTAASLLVGAPGAVADPTGPSDDDVRRAQEAVASAEQSVAQMEVRLAQLSTEADTADRAVQQAGEAYTQALTDAQAAQDESDEAAQRSADAAGTAEQARRELVAIARQVARSGGSADVVEALLSADGFEDVARRTSAMDQITSKADDAVQAYQAAQLVAGALADQAQDAARDAQAAQDTAQTALETAQRTADEADAARRTAEAERGTLLTQLAAARDTSVETERRRQEAIDEERRRREEDEARREREQTPDPEPTTPPARPTDPTTPSDPDPTTPPADPDPDPTTPPADPDPDPTTPPADPDPEPTTPAPRPTPTPTPTPTNPGYGLGTGTSRGSSSMGQSAVAVARTRLGAPYVWGGTGPGYDCSGLTMTSWSAAGVGLYRTSRDQYKQVLKISYSSMRPGDLVFWGTNPNDPNSVYHVAMYIGGGQIIEAPRPGLTVRIAPMRYYDAMPYAGRP from the coding sequence GTGACGCATCGACGAGCCGGCGGCCGGCCGGGCCGCAGCGCGGGTGCGCTCGCGCTCGTCGCAGTGACCGCCGCGAGCCTCCTCGTCGGTGCGCCCGGGGCGGTCGCCGACCCGACGGGGCCGAGCGACGACGATGTGCGGCGTGCGCAGGAGGCCGTCGCGAGCGCGGAGCAGTCCGTGGCGCAGATGGAGGTCCGGCTCGCGCAGCTCAGCACCGAGGCGGACACGGCCGACCGGGCCGTCCAGCAGGCCGGCGAGGCGTACACGCAGGCGCTCACCGACGCGCAGGCCGCGCAGGACGAGTCCGACGAGGCCGCGCAGCGGTCCGCCGACGCCGCCGGGACCGCCGAGCAGGCGCGTCGCGAGCTCGTCGCGATCGCGCGCCAGGTCGCGCGGTCGGGGGGTTCCGCCGACGTGGTCGAGGCGCTGCTGTCCGCCGACGGGTTCGAGGACGTGGCTCGTCGGACCAGTGCGATGGACCAGATCACGAGCAAGGCGGACGACGCGGTCCAGGCCTACCAGGCGGCCCAGCTCGTGGCGGGCGCCCTGGCCGACCAGGCCCAGGACGCGGCACGTGACGCGCAGGCCGCGCAGGACACCGCGCAGACCGCGCTCGAGACGGCCCAGCGCACGGCCGACGAGGCGGACGCGGCACGGCGGACGGCCGAGGCGGAGCGCGGCACGCTCCTGACCCAGCTCGCCGCCGCCCGGGACACGAGCGTCGAGACCGAGCGCCGCCGCCAGGAGGCGATCGACGAGGAGCGGCGTCGGCGCGAGGAGGACGAGGCCCGGCGCGAGCGCGAGCAGACGCCCGACCCCGAGCCGACGACGCCGCCCGCGCGGCCGACCGACCCCACGACCCCGTCGGACCCCGACCCGACGACCCCGCCGGCCGACCCGGACCCCGACCCGACGACCCCGCCCGCGGACCCGGACCCCGACCCGACGACCCCGCCGGCCGACCCGGACCCGGAGCCCACCACCCCGGCGCCGCGACCGACCCCGACCCCCACGCCGACGCCCACCAACCCGGGCTACGGGCTGGGCACCGGGACCTCGCGCGGGTCGTCCTCGATGGGGCAGTCCGCGGTGGCGGTGGCCAGGACGCGGCTCGGTGCGCCGTACGTGTGGGGCGGCACGGGACCCGGCTACGACTGCTCGGGGCTCACGATGACGTCCTGGAGCGCCGCCGGCGTCGGCCTCTACCGGACCTCGCGGGACCAGTACAAGCAGGTGCTGAAGATCAGCTACTCGTCGATGCGGCCCGGTGACCTGGTCTTCTGGGGCACCAACCCGAACGACCCGAACTCGGTCTACCACGTGGCGATGTACATCGGCGGTGGGCAGATCATCGAGGCCCCGCGGCCGGGGCTGACCGTGCGCATCGCTCCGATGCGCTACTACGACGCGATGCCGTACGCGGGCCGTCCGTGA
- a CDS encoding bifunctional o-acetylhomoserine/o-acetylserine sulfhydrylase, translated as MSNESWSFETRQIHAGQSPDPTTGARALPIYQTTSYVFDSAEQAAARFALQDLGPIYTRIGNPTQEVVENRIASLEGGVGALLLASGQAAASFAILNVAEAGDHVVASPSLYGGTYNLLHYTLPKLGVETTFVTDPHDAEAWRAAIRPNTKAFFAETIPNPRSDVLDIELVAGVAHEYGVPLVVDNTVATPYLINPLKWGADVVVHSATKYLGGHGSAIGGVIVDGGSFDYARYPERFPGFNQPDPSYHGLNIAEALGVGSAFGANLSYILKARIQLLRDLGAAVSPFNAFLISQGIETLSLRVERHVENATRVARWLEARDDVLGVHYSGLESSPWHANQVKYAPRGGGAVLAFELEGGAAAGQAFVSALELHSNVANIGDVRSLVIHPASTTHSQLTPEEQALSGVTPGLVRLAVGIEHIDDILADLEAGFRAAKGA; from the coding sequence ATGAGCAACGAGAGCTGGAGCTTCGAGACCCGCCAGATCCACGCGGGCCAGTCCCCGGACCCGACCACCGGCGCCCGGGCGCTGCCGATCTACCAGACGACGTCCTACGTCTTCGACTCCGCCGAGCAGGCCGCCGCGCGCTTCGCGCTGCAGGACCTCGGCCCCATCTACACGCGCATCGGCAACCCCACGCAGGAGGTCGTCGAGAACCGGATCGCGTCCCTCGAGGGCGGCGTCGGCGCGCTCCTGCTCGCCTCGGGCCAGGCCGCCGCGTCGTTCGCGATCCTCAACGTCGCGGAGGCCGGCGACCACGTCGTCGCGAGCCCCTCGCTCTACGGCGGCACCTACAACCTGCTGCACTACACGCTGCCCAAGCTGGGCGTCGAGACGACCTTCGTGACGGACCCGCACGACGCCGAGGCGTGGCGCGCGGCGATCCGGCCCAACACCAAGGCGTTCTTCGCGGAGACCATCCCGAACCCGCGCTCCGACGTGCTGGACATCGAGCTCGTTGCGGGGGTCGCGCACGAGTACGGGGTGCCGCTGGTCGTCGACAACACGGTCGCCACGCCCTACCTGATCAACCCGCTGAAGTGGGGCGCCGACGTCGTCGTGCACTCCGCCACCAAGTACCTGGGCGGCCACGGCTCGGCGATCGGCGGCGTGATCGTCGACGGCGGCTCGTTCGACTACGCGCGCTACCCCGAGCGCTTCCCCGGGTTCAACCAGCCCGACCCGTCGTACCACGGCCTCAACATCGCCGAGGCGCTGGGCGTCGGCTCGGCGTTCGGCGCCAACCTCTCCTACATCCTCAAGGCGCGCATCCAGCTCCTGCGCGACCTGGGCGCGGCGGTCTCGCCGTTCAACGCGTTCCTCATCTCGCAGGGCATCGAGACGCTGTCCCTGCGCGTCGAGCGGCACGTCGAGAACGCGACGAGGGTCGCGCGGTGGCTCGAGGCGCGCGACGACGTGCTGGGTGTGCACTACTCCGGCCTCGAGTCGAGCCCGTGGCACGCCAACCAGGTCAAGTACGCCCCGCGCGGTGGCGGCGCCGTGCTCGCGTTCGAGCTCGAGGGCGGCGCGGCGGCCGGTCAGGCGTTCGTCTCCGCGCTCGAGCTGCACTCCAACGTCGCCAACATCGGCGACGTGCGCTCGCTCGTGATCCACCCGGCCTCGACCACGCACAGCCAGCTCACGCCCGAGGAGCAGGCGCTGTCCGGCGTCACGCCCGGGCTGGTCCGGCTCGCGGTCGGCATCGAGCACATCGACGACATCCTGGCCGACCTCGAGGCGGGCTTCCGCGCCGCCAAGGGCGCCTAG
- a CDS encoding zinc-dependent metalloprotease: MSAPRGPVDWATAARVAGRIAPPGSTAPRPVLEDLVEGLREVAGVAAEHVVRATRMSPADGRDPAAVSRVIVVDRAGWARANTRMFEVMAAPLADATPRATLAGRRAGGLQVGGVLALLSSKVLGQFDPFTPAPGRPLEAPGEGRLLLVAPNVLHVERELKVPEDDFRLWVALHEQTHALQFAAAPWLAAHLRERSGQLLTDFARTSDEPVGTLMTGLSRVVSGTGSVLDVLTPEQRDLFDEVGAVMALLEGHADVTMDAVGRGVVPSVREIRRKFEARRDSGANARGTGRLVRRLLGMDEKLAQYREGAAFVRAVRRRVGVSGFNEVWTAAAHLPTSAEIAEPDAWVRRVHG; the protein is encoded by the coding sequence GTGAGCGCGCCGCGGGGTCCCGTCGACTGGGCGACCGCCGCGCGCGTGGCGGGGCGGATCGCGCCGCCCGGCAGCACCGCGCCGCGACCCGTGCTCGAGGACCTGGTCGAGGGGCTGCGGGAGGTCGCGGGCGTGGCCGCGGAGCACGTGGTGCGCGCCACGCGGATGAGTCCTGCCGACGGACGCGACCCGGCGGCCGTGTCGCGGGTGATCGTCGTGGACCGCGCCGGCTGGGCGCGCGCGAACACCCGGATGTTCGAGGTCATGGCGGCCCCGCTCGCCGACGCGACGCCACGCGCCACGCTCGCGGGGCGGCGGGCCGGAGGGCTGCAGGTCGGCGGCGTGCTCGCGCTGCTCTCGAGCAAGGTGCTCGGCCAGTTCGACCCGTTCACCCCCGCTCCGGGCCGGCCCCTTGAGGCGCCGGGCGAGGGACGGCTCCTCCTGGTCGCGCCCAACGTCCTGCACGTCGAGCGCGAGCTGAAGGTTCCGGAGGACGACTTCCGGCTGTGGGTCGCGCTGCACGAGCAGACCCACGCGCTGCAGTTCGCGGCGGCGCCGTGGCTCGCGGCGCACCTGCGCGAACGGTCCGGGCAGCTGCTGACGGACTTCGCGCGGACGTCCGACGAGCCGGTCGGCACGCTCATGACCGGCCTGTCCCGCGTGGTGTCCGGCACGGGCAGCGTCCTCGACGTGCTGACCCCCGAGCAGCGCGACCTGTTCGACGAGGTCGGCGCGGTGATGGCCCTGCTCGAGGGCCACGCCGACGTCACCATGGACGCCGTGGGCCGCGGTGTGGTGCCGAGCGTCCGGGAGATCCGGCGCAAGTTCGAGGCCCGCCGCGACTCGGGCGCGAACGCGCGGGGCACCGGTCGGCTGGTGCGCCGCCTGCTCGGGATGGACGAGAAGCTCGCGCAGTACCGCGAGGGCGCGGCGTTCGTGCGCGCCGTGCGGCGTCGGGTCGGCGTCTCGGGGTTCAACGAGGTGTGGACGGCCGCCGCGCACCTGCCGACGTCCGCGGAGATCGCCGAGCCCGACGCGTGGGTGCGTCGCGTGCACGGCTGA
- the metX gene encoding homoserine O-acetyltransferase MetX, with protein MASTRASRVPVAQRAATPASSAWREGDPVGRRQFADLGPFALESGGRLPAVRLAYETWGELAPDGSNAVLVLHALTGDSHVTGPAGEGHPTPGWWESMVGPGAPIDTDRWFVVAPNVLGGCQGSTGPSSPAPDGRPWGSRFPRVSVRDQVAAEVRLADLLGIRTWALVIGASMGGLRVLEWAASEPQRVDAFAAIATAAQTSGDQIANFHTQLSAIHADPGFRGGDYYDAPDGEGPHLGLGLARQIAHQSYRSAYELDARFGRIPQGAEDPLEGGRFAVQSYLEHHGDKLARRFDANTYVTLTRSMITHDLGRDRGGVDNALSQVTARGLVIAVDTDRLFPVAQSERIAEHVPGAGPVRVVHSDYGHDGFLIEADQVGAHVADFLGELVRTRP; from the coding sequence CTGGCCAGCACGCGTGCGAGCCGGGTCCCGGTGGCGCAGCGCGCCGCCACGCCGGCCTCGTCGGCCTGGCGCGAGGGCGACCCCGTCGGCCGCCGGCAGTTCGCCGACCTGGGTCCGTTCGCGCTCGAGTCGGGCGGCCGGCTGCCCGCCGTGCGCCTGGCGTACGAGACGTGGGGCGAGCTCGCTCCCGACGGCTCCAACGCCGTCCTGGTGCTGCACGCGCTGACCGGCGACTCGCACGTCACGGGTCCCGCGGGCGAGGGCCACCCGACGCCGGGCTGGTGGGAGTCGATGGTCGGGCCGGGCGCGCCGATCGACACCGACCGCTGGTTCGTCGTCGCCCCGAACGTCCTGGGCGGCTGCCAGGGGTCCACCGGACCGTCCTCGCCCGCGCCCGACGGACGGCCGTGGGGCAGCCGGTTCCCGCGCGTGTCGGTGCGCGACCAGGTCGCGGCCGAGGTGCGGCTCGCGGACCTGCTCGGCATCCGCACGTGGGCGCTCGTGATCGGCGCGTCCATGGGCGGCCTGCGCGTGCTCGAGTGGGCGGCGTCCGAGCCGCAGCGCGTCGACGCGTTCGCGGCCATCGCGACCGCCGCGCAGACGTCGGGCGACCAGATCGCCAACTTCCACACGCAGCTGTCCGCGATCCACGCCGACCCCGGCTTCCGCGGCGGGGACTACTACGACGCGCCCGACGGCGAGGGGCCGCACCTCGGCCTGGGCCTCGCCCGGCAGATCGCGCACCAGAGCTACCGCTCGGCGTACGAGCTCGACGCGCGGTTCGGCCGCATCCCCCAGGGCGCCGAGGACCCGCTCGAGGGCGGGCGGTTCGCCGTGCAGTCCTACCTCGAGCACCACGGCGACAAGCTCGCCCGGCGCTTCGACGCGAACACCTACGTGACGCTGACCCGCTCGATGATCACCCACGACCTGGGCCGCGACCGCGGCGGCGTCGACAACGCGCTCAGCCAGGTCACCGCGCGCGGCCTGGTGATCGCGGTCGACACCGACCGGCTGTTCCCGGTCGCCCAGTCCGAGCGCATCGCCGAGCACGTGCCGGGCGCCGGTCCCGTGCGCGTGGTGCACTCCGACTACGGGCACGACGGCTTCCTCATCGAGGCGGACCAGGTGGGCGCGCACGTCGCCGACTTCCTGGGCGAGCTGGTCCGCACCCGGCCCTGA
- a CDS encoding inorganic diphosphatase, with product MEFDVTIEIPKGQRNKYEVDHATGRIRLDRMLFTSTRYPDDYGFIEGTLGEDGDPLDALVLLEEPTFPGCLIRCRALGMFRMRDEAGGDDKVLCVPTGDQRAAWRQDIDDVSDFHRLEIQHFFEVYKDLEPGKSVEGAHWTGRAEAEAEIQRSRQRAIDAGYDH from the coding sequence GTGGAGTTCGACGTCACGATCGAGATCCCCAAGGGTCAGCGGAACAAGTACGAGGTGGACCACGCCACGGGGCGCATCCGGCTCGACCGCATGCTCTTCACCTCGACGCGCTACCCCGACGACTACGGCTTCATCGAGGGCACCCTCGGCGAGGACGGCGACCCGCTCGACGCGCTCGTCCTGCTGGAGGAGCCCACGTTCCCCGGCTGCCTGATCCGCTGCCGCGCGCTCGGCATGTTCCGCATGCGCGACGAGGCGGGCGGCGACGACAAGGTGCTCTGCGTCCCGACGGGCGACCAGCGCGCCGCGTGGCGCCAGGACATCGACGACGTCTCCGACTTCCACCGCCTGGAGATCCAGCACTTCTTCGAGGTCTACAAGGACCTCGAGCCCGGCAAGTCCGTCGAGGGCGCGCACTGGACGGGCCGCGCGGAGGCGGAGGCGGAGATCCAGCGCTCGCGCCAGCGCGCGATCGACGCCGGCTACGACCACTGA